Proteins found in one Moritella sp. F3 genomic segment:
- a CDS encoding Crp/Fnr family transcriptional regulator: MIQLETAKKIIWPTTLSNNTKRKLIKIAQCKTDFTDNRQIFSDGVCYIYQGNAAICMQSRNLKTVNSMVMGKQEWFGDCQSVKNDLVSFSLSEIEPLNLILFPRNQLNILMDDDLEVVKWLYHVVNASQQKWRQSQLLSSENKLIKISYLLIELAMYQKQIKGVIPKIAISQQQISMIIGIARQRVNEALKQLENLGYIELERSSVYITDFAALCRILDNVDLSVRDPRVSLSAISCEPVTSA, from the coding sequence TTGATCCAATTGGAGACCGCCAAAAAAATCATTTGGCCGACTACACTGTCAAATAATACCAAACGTAAATTAATTAAAATCGCACAGTGTAAAACTGATTTTACGGATAACCGTCAGATATTTTCTGATGGTGTTTGTTATATATACCAAGGTAATGCTGCTATTTGTATGCAATCTCGAAATTTAAAAACAGTGAACAGTATGGTGATGGGAAAGCAAGAGTGGTTTGGCGATTGCCAATCCGTAAAAAATGATTTGGTGTCGTTTTCATTATCAGAAATAGAGCCGCTGAATTTAATTTTATTCCCAAGAAATCAATTGAATATTTTAATGGATGATGATTTAGAGGTGGTGAAATGGTTATACCATGTCGTGAATGCTTCGCAGCAAAAATGGCGTCAATCACAACTGTTGTCATCAGAAAATAAACTAATAAAAATTAGTTATTTGCTGATTGAGTTAGCCATGTATCAAAAACAAATTAAAGGGGTTATCCCTAAGATTGCTATTTCACAGCAGCAGATCAGTATGATTATCGGAATTGCCCGCCAGCGGGTAAATGAAGCGCTAAAACAGTTAGAAAATTTAGGCTATATCGAACTCGAAAGAAGTAGCGTTTATATCACTGACTTTGCAGCCCTGTGTCGTATTTTAGATAATGTCGATTTAAGTGTTCGAGATCCGAGAGTTTCATTAAGTGCTATTTCGTGTGAACCAGTAACGTCAGCATAA
- a CDS encoding GGDEF domain-containing protein, giving the protein MKNKYTATIWLPLTFIILFELCLAGFITLRYDQSNKNVMRNVESIRASYWGSWYFGKELSRLEAQIKKAIYLNKNDNEAILEKLDFLIVSYEYLALDEKISPLLQSYAVNILQENIVKLDKVALPVLAREDPINQYPDILTIVEKLKLGHDKIVFFELKGSDLNLFTDEVNRNQERLLYIIYSAFLIGTLLITVWSVTYLNFKRTQKQSNIDELTLLPNRKHCVELITLKMQKSKPLCCFFIDLNGFKQINDTLGHHTGDEVLKTIAKRVSYSIGGEDIFSRIGGDEFILILCDYGDRINVDTIVERIMEQIQQPINIGGKTVTVGSAIGISFSSEEVNTVNKLFLTADSAMYVAKGLKEGSSSNYQYY; this is encoded by the coding sequence ATGAAAAATAAATACACAGCAACAATATGGTTACCTTTGACTTTCATCATATTATTTGAATTGTGTTTAGCTGGTTTTATTACATTGAGATATGATCAGAGTAACAAAAATGTCATGCGCAATGTTGAGTCGATACGGGCATCATATTGGGGCTCTTGGTATTTTGGCAAGGAGCTGTCACGACTTGAAGCGCAAATAAAAAAGGCTATATATTTAAATAAAAACGATAACGAGGCAATCTTAGAAAAATTAGACTTTTTAATTGTTAGTTATGAATATTTAGCACTCGATGAAAAAATATCTCCTTTATTGCAAAGTTATGCGGTTAATATTTTGCAAGAAAACATTGTTAAATTAGATAAGGTCGCACTACCAGTTTTAGCAAGAGAAGATCCTATTAACCAATACCCTGATATTTTAACGATTGTTGAAAAATTGAAGCTAGGCCATGACAAGATTGTATTTTTTGAGTTGAAAGGGAGTGATCTTAATCTTTTTACAGATGAGGTTAATCGTAACCAGGAGAGGTTGTTATACATCATCTATAGTGCATTTTTGATTGGTACTCTATTAATTACAGTTTGGTCAGTGACATACTTGAATTTCAAACGAACCCAAAAACAGTCAAATATAGATGAGTTAACACTGCTCCCCAATAGAAAACATTGTGTTGAATTGATCACTTTAAAAATGCAAAAGAGCAAACCGTTATGCTGCTTTTTTATTGATCTGAATGGATTTAAGCAGATAAACGATACATTAGGCCATCACACTGGTGATGAAGTATTGAAAACGATTGCAAAAAGAGTGTCTTATAGTATTGGTGGTGAAGATATCTTCTCTCGTATTGGTGGTGACGAATTTATTCTTATTTTGTGTGATTATGGTGACCGTATAAATGTAGATACGATTGTTGAGCGGATCATGGAGCAAATACAGCAACCGATTAATATCGGGGGTAAGACTGTCACTGTCGGCTCTGCGATAGGTATTTCTTTTTCATCTGAGGAGGTTAATACGGTAAATAAATTATTTTTGACAGCCGATTCTGCAATGTATGTAGCGAAGGGATTAAAAGAGGGGAGTTCGAGTAATTATCAGTATTATTAA
- a CDS encoding BCCT family transporter, translating into MDSSLNKNSSLNKNSSLNKYSIETTDYQVGQDNVQKWGFDIHNPVFGISAGLIIFFLSALLLVDPATAKETLNTIKNGILADFDSFFMWSTNFFVFFIAVLIVSPLGKIRIGGKEAKSEHSTISWLAMLFAGGMGIGLLFWGVAEPTAYFTNWWGTPFNVEPLTAEAKSLALAATIYNWGIHGWAIYGIVALALAFFAYNKGLPLSIRSVFYPIIGDRAWGWAGHVVDILAVLATLFGLATSLGLGAQQATSGINHVFGTDGGIGMQLVVIAFVTLIAIFSVIRGIDGGVKVLSNINMVFAFALLIFVLIIGFDVVTVAIPETLIAYGQNFIGLSNPHGRDDTAWMQGWTVFYWAWWISWSPFVGMFIARISKGRTVREFLSAVVFVPTLVTLVWMATFGGIAIDQVVNKVGELGANGLTDLSLSLFHVYDALPYGDVLSILSIILVLIFFITSSDSGSLVIDSITSGGKIDAPVPQRIFWAVVEGTIAGVMLWIGGSEALQALQAGVTITALPFTFVLLLMCVSLIKGLNSERHLYK; encoded by the coding sequence ATGGATAGCTCGTTAAACAAAAATAGTTCGTTAAATAAAAATAGTTCGTTAAATAAATATAGTATTGAAACCACTGATTACCAAGTTGGTCAAGATAATGTACAAAAATGGGGTTTCGATATACACAACCCTGTGTTCGGCATTAGCGCCGGCCTTATTATCTTTTTCCTCTCAGCACTCCTCCTCGTAGACCCAGCTACCGCAAAAGAAACATTAAACACTATTAAAAATGGCATTTTAGCTGATTTCGATAGCTTCTTTATGTGGTCAACTAATTTCTTCGTCTTTTTTATTGCCGTATTAATCGTATCACCGCTTGGTAAGATCCGTATTGGTGGTAAAGAAGCAAAATCTGAACATTCAACGATCTCGTGGCTAGCAATGTTATTTGCTGGTGGTATGGGTATCGGTCTGCTGTTCTGGGGTGTTGCTGAACCAACGGCTTATTTCACTAATTGGTGGGGAACGCCATTTAATGTTGAACCGTTAACTGCTGAAGCAAAGTCATTAGCACTTGCTGCAACGATTTATAACTGGGGTATCCACGGTTGGGCTATCTACGGTATTGTCGCGCTTGCGTTGGCTTTCTTTGCTTATAATAAAGGTCTTCCTCTTTCAATCCGCTCTGTTTTCTACCCGATTATTGGTGATAGAGCTTGGGGCTGGGCTGGTCACGTTGTCGATATCTTAGCTGTACTTGCGACGCTATTTGGTCTTGCGACATCGCTAGGTCTTGGTGCACAGCAAGCGACGAGTGGTATCAACCATGTATTTGGCACCGATGGTGGCATTGGCATGCAACTGGTCGTGATTGCCTTTGTAACCTTAATTGCAATCTTCTCGGTTATCCGTGGTATCGATGGCGGCGTTAAAGTATTGAGTAATATCAATATGGTGTTTGCTTTTGCACTATTGATTTTTGTTCTGATCATTGGTTTTGATGTTGTTACTGTTGCAATCCCTGAAACTTTAATTGCTTATGGCCAAAACTTTATTGGTTTAAGTAATCCACATGGTCGTGATGACACTGCTTGGATGCAAGGTTGGACGGTATTTTACTGGGCTTGGTGGATTTCATGGTCACCATTCGTAGGCATGTTCATTGCGCGTATCTCTAAAGGTCGTACTGTACGTGAATTCTTGTCTGCTGTTGTCTTTGTTCCAACGTTAGTGACGTTAGTTTGGATGGCTACATTTGGTGGTATTGCTATCGATCAAGTCGTGAATAAAGTGGGTGAATTGGGCGCGAACGGCTTAACTGATTTATCATTATCTTTATTCCATGTGTACGATGCACTGCCGTATGGTGATGTGTTATCAATATTGTCGATTATCTTAGTATTAATCTTCTTCATTACATCATCAGATTCAGGTTCACTTGTAATCGACAGCATCACGTCTGGCGGTAAGATTGATGCGCCTGTACCACAGCGTATATTCTGGGCTGTAGTAGAGGGAACTATTGCTGGTGTTATGTTATGGATTGGTGGTTCTGAAGCACTGCAAGCGTTGCAAGCGGGTGTGACTATTACCGCATTACCGTTTACGTTTGTATTGCTGCTGATGTGTGTGAGCTTAATTAAAGGCTTGAACTCAGAGCGCCATTTATACAAGTAA